A region of the Lysobacter sp. K5869 genome:
GGGATCCGCGTCGTCGGCCGGTGGCTTGCCATCGATGCGCGACGCCGGCGCGCCTGGGGCACCGCCGCTATCGCCGTCCGCGTTCGTATCGATCTCGATTTTCAGGTCGTCGAGGTTGGCAGCCGTGTCGTCGCTTTGCTCCGGCGGCGGCGCGCTGGCGACTGCGCCGCCGTGCGCGTTCGGCGGGATCGCCTGCGTCTCGGCGGGCGGATCGATCACGACGCCCTTCAGGAAATCGTCGCCCGGATCGGGCGCAGGCTCGGTCTTCGGCGTCTGCGCGCAGGCACCGAAGGCCACCCCGAGAGCCAGCAGGGAAACCGCAATCGGCTTCATCGATCGCGCCTGCAGCGGGTTCGGACGACAGCGCGGTTCGCGGACGCGCGCGAATGGGAGAAACACGATCTTCATTCAGGTCTCGTGCGCCTTGTAGATCTCATCCGAAAAATTTCCGAGTTCGACACCCAGAGGCGCATGCGACCTTCCGCCTTGCGGCGAGATCGCGTAAGCGGAACGACGCGAAGGCGATTCCCTATCCAATAAGTTCATATGCGTTCGATTCACGATGCGATCACCGCCTCGTCGCCATATCCGCTCGCTGCGTCGCGATCCCGGTAATAGCGAACCTCCTCCGACACCCACAGATCGTCGAGCGCGCGCTGGGAGATGACCTTGATCAGCGCCACCTGATCCAGGTCGGAGGCGACGAACGCTTCCAGCTCGCACATGGCTTCCTCCGGCTCGATCGAGCCGATCCCCAGGCTTTCCATGCGCTTGCGGTAGAACGCGTCGGTGACGACGCCGACGCTGCCCCAATAGGCCCAATTGACGATCTTGACCGGGTACGCACAGCGCGCGCGCATGGCCTGGGCGAAGCTGTCCTTGAAGGTGCAGCCGGCGCAGTAATTCGACTGTCCTGGGTCGCGGTGGAACGACGCCACCGACGAGAAGAACAGCATGAAATCCAGATCCTGGCCGGCGAAGGCGCGCTCGATATTGACGCTGACGTCGACCTTGGCCGCGAGGCTTTGGCGGAAGACGGCCTCGTCCATCGCGCGCACCGTCTGATCCCGCAGGACCAACGCGGAATGGACCACGCCATCGATTCGCGGGAAGCGCGCGCGGATGGCCGCGACCGCCGCCGCTAACGCCGCGGCGTCGGTGGCATCCGCGGAGAAATAGTGCGGCCGTCGACCCAAGCCCGCGATCGCATCGAGCTTGGCCTCGATGTCGGCATCCAGCGCCCGGCGGCCGACCCAGATCACCTGCGCGTCGTAGCGCGCGACCATATGCCGCGTCCATACCTCGCCCAATCCGCCGGCGCCGCCGATCACGACATACACGCCGTTCTGGCGATAGGCCACGCGCGCCGACGGCATGCGGCCGGCATCGGCGAACTCCTGGCGGAACCATTCGTCGCAGCGCAACGCCACCCCCCTGCCCTGCTCGTCCCAGGGCAAGGCCAGAATTTCCAGCGGGTCGAGGTCGACGGTCGATTCGATGTCGAGCAGCCGGAAGCGCCACTGCGGCAGTTCCTTGGCGACGCTGCCGACCATCCCGTGCACGCCGGCGTGATGCGGCGACACCGGTTCGTCGTCGAAGACCTGCAGCGCGTGGCGGGTGACGACCGTGAACTTGAGCTCGCGCTCGAACCGGTCGAGCCGGCTCAAGGCTTTGAGGATGCGGAACAACGAGAGCACGCCCGCCTCTTGGCTGGGGACGACCGCATCGTGGTCGCCGACGTCCGCCTCCGGGGCGAACCACAGCAGGTGGTCGAACTCGCGCTCGGACAGCAGGCGCTCGATCCGTTCGACCGAATCGCCGGCGACGATCGGCTGATGTTGCAGCTCGATCGCAGCCGCGCTCAGCCAAGCGAACAACGCCTCGTCTCCGCCGAGCAGCAAATAGCGCTCGCCCGGCGCGGGCGTGACCGTGTCGCGTCCGAAGCGGACCGGGCTCCAGATCGGGACCAGCGCGTGCAGAGCGGGCCCGGACGACGCGATCGCGGCCGGCCTTGCGAGCGTCGGCGCGGCCTCGACGCCGCGCACCGGCGCGACGACGGGCGCCGATGCCACCGTGCGCGAGACGAGACCGCGGATGCTCACCCGCGGCAGGCCCTGGCCGTCGACCAGATCGATATCCAGCGACGGCATGCCCGCGACGGCAGCGCCCGCTGCGCGGCGGATCCAGACCCACATCTCGTCGGTGGTGTCGCCGTGGACGATCATCTCGTCGAAGGCGAACGGCATCACCGCGGCGCCGCCTTGGCCGTCCAGGCCCGCGAGCAGGCAGATCGTGCACTGCATCGCCGAATCCATCATCGCGGGGTGCAGGCCGAAGCGCGAGTCCGCCGCCTCCGGCAACCGCAGGCGCGCGATCACCTGCTCGTCCTGGCTGCGCAGCCCGGCGATGCCCTGCATCGTCGGCCCATAGCGCAGGCCCAGCGATCCGAAACGCGCGTAAAGCGCATCGCGGTCGCGGCCCTCGCCCTCGATGGCCTCGCCGAGCGCGGCGATATCCATCGGCTCGGCGTCGATGGCCTGCGCGCTGCAGCGGACCGTTCCGCGGGCATGGGGCGTATCGCCTGCGCTTTCGGAAAGGACCTCGTACTCGAGCCAGCGTCCGCCGTTCTCATCTTCGCCGAGGTCGTGCAGCGTCACCCTCAGCGCGAACGCATCGTCGACCACCACCGGTTGGATCCAGGCGTGATCCCTGAACTCGAGGGTTCGCGCCGGTTCGCCCGGCAGCGCCTGCGCCACCGCGGCGCGCACCATTTCGATATAGGCCACGCCGGGCAGCACGCGACGCTCGAGCACCACGTGGTCGCGCAGGAAGAATTCCTCGCCATCGAACCGGGTCGCGAAGATCGGACCGGACAGATCGGATACGTTGGCGTGCAGCAAGGGATGCAAGACCGACGCCGCCGCCGCTGCGATGGGTTCCGGCCGGGCGTCTTCGAGCCGCTGCGGTATGGCGAAGCGCCGTTTCTCGAAGGGATAGGTGGGCAGCGCGATGCGTCGCGCTCCCGACCCCGCGCACAAGGTCTCGAGCGGCAGCTTCGCTCCGCGGCAGTACAGATCGGCGAGCGCGAGCAGCTTGCTGTGCGCTTCTTCGGCCGGCAAACCGTCGAGAACCTGCTGCGTCAGAAACTGCGCGAACTCGTCCAGGCCCGGCGTCGCTTTGCCGGATGGCTCGACATCGAGGCCGACGAAGCAATCCGGCGCGCGCCGATGCCGGTTCAGGCGCCCGAGCTTGGCGATCAGATCGCCGGCATCGTTCGCCACCACTACGCAGCGGTTCGCGAACGCGCTTCGGCCCGCGGCGAGCGTGAAGGCGATGTCGTCGAGATGTTCGCCTTCGCCGGCATCGAGCCAGGCGGCAAGATCGGCGACCTTGCGCCAAAGCGCGGCCTCGGTCTTCGCCGACAAGGCCACGATGCGCGGCATCGCCGCCGCGCGTGTCGGCTGCGGACGCTGCGGTGGCTCTTCCAGGACCATGAAGGCGTTGGTGCCGCCGATGCCGAGACAGTTGATCGCGGCGCGGCGCGGCGCATCCGCTTGCGGCCACTCGATCGCATCGGTGTTGACGTGGAACGGGCTGCTTTCGAAATCGATCTTCGGATTAGGCTTGACGAAGTTGATGCACGGCGGGATCCGCTGGTATTTCAGCGTCATCGCGACTTTCATCAGGCTCGCCATGCCGGCCGCGATATCCAGATGGCCGATGTTGTTCTTGACCGATCCGATCGCGCAGAACTGGCGGCGCTCGGTCTCGCTGCGGAACAGGCGGCTCAGCGCGAGGATCTCGATCGGATCGCCCATCGCCGTGCCCGTGCCGTGCGCCTCGATATAGCCGAGGCTGTCGGCGGACACGCCGGCGTTGTCCAGCGCGGACCGCATGCACTCGAGCTGGCCTTCGACCTTGGTGGCCAAGAAGCTCATCTTCTGGCCGCCGTCGTTGTTGATCGCCGATCCCTTGATCACGGCATGAATGCAGTCGCCGTCGGCCAGCGCCCGGTCCAGTGGCTTGAGCAAGACCATGCCGACGCCGCTGCCGAATACGACGCCCCGCGCGTCGGCATCGAAGGCGCGGACCTGCCCGTCGGCGGACAGGATGTTGCCGCTCTCGTACACATAGCCGGCCACGTGCGGCGTGCGCACGCTGACCGCGCCCGCCAGGGCCATGTCGCACTCGCTCGTGCGGATGCTTTGGCAGGCCATATGCACCGCGACCAGCGAGGTCGAGCATGCGGTCTGCACCGCGACGCTCGGGCCGCGCAGATTCAGCTTGTACGACAAGCGCGTCGGGGCGAAGTCCTTGTCGTTGCCGACATGCCAATGGCCCCCGGTCTTGCCGACGACCTCCGCGTAGTGTCCGGTGCACGACAGCAGCTGGCTGGAAACGATGCCGCCGGATCCTGCGAACACGCCGACCCGACCCGATTGGGTATCGGGCGGATAGCCGGCATCCTCCATGGCCGACCACGCGCATTCCAGCAACACCCGATGCTGCGGATCCATGACTTCCGCATCGCGCGGCGGAATCCAGAAGAACTCCGAGTCGAAGCAGTCGTGATCCGCGAGCAGCGGCGCCGCTTTCACATAATTCGGATCGGCCAGCGCTTCGGCCGACACCCCATGGGCCGACAGTTCTTCGGCGGAAAGCGCGACGATGCCCGAGCGGCCGGCGCACAGATTGGCCCAGAACTCGTGCGTCGAGGCCGAGCCGGGGAATCTTCCGGCCATTCCGATGATCGCGATGTCGCTATGCGCCCTTTCCATACCGAATCCTGTCGCAATGGATGCCATCGGGTCGGCCACGCACCGTGGTCGGTCCCGGGATCGTTTGTGTCGGAGGGAAACCGCCGGATCAGCGCTCGTAGGCGGCGCAAAGATCGCCGACCGTGCGCAGGCCGGTGATCGGCACGTCGCCGCTGGCGAACGGATCGTAGGAGAACTGGATTTCCAATATCGCGAGAATGCGGGCGATATGCAGCGAGCGGAATCCGAGACTGTCGATGAGCGCGCTGGAATCGCTGATCGCGCCGAGTTGCAGCCCCTCCTCCTCGGCGACGCGACGAAGGGTGTCGTAGATGATCTGCTGGTGTTCGCTCATGGCGTTCCTGGAATCGGGTTGAACGGAAGGGGCAGCGACGGGGCTGGGCGTTAGCACGTGAAACCGCCATCGACCGCCAGGGTCTGGCCGGTGATGGCGCGCGTGGACAGCAGGAAACGCACGCTGTCGACGATGTCCTGGGTGGTGCACATCGCACGCATCGGCGTGCGCCGGATGATGCGGGCGCGCTGGGCGTCGGTCAGATGGCCGACCATGTCGCTTTCGAAAAAGCCGGGCGCGATCGCGTTGACGGTAACGCCCTGCGGCCCGACTTCGCTCGCGAGGCTGCGGGTGAACCCCAGCAGCGCCGCTTTGGTGGCGCTGTAGACCGCCAGACCCTTATGGCCGCGCAAGGCGTTGACCGAGGAGATGTTGACGATGCTTCCGCGCCGCTCGGCGATCATGGCCTTGAGGCAGGCGCGCGTCAGCACGATCACCGATTCCAGATTCAAGGTCAGCGCCTGATGGATATCGCGCTCCGAGGTCATCGTCAGCAGGCCCTCGATGCCGACGCCGGCGTTGTTGATCAAGGCGTCGATGCGCTTGTAGCGGCGCAAGACGGTCATGGCGAAGCCCCGGACTCCGTCGAAATCGGTGCCCTCGATCGCTTCCCAGTGGAAGCGCTCGCCGTTCGGGTCGGCCTCGCGCAGTTGTTCGATGAAGCTGTTGCTGGAGCGGCTGAAGGTGGCGACGATGTCGCCCGCGTCGAGCCGATCCTGCACCAATGCCTGCCCCAGTCCGCGGCTGCCGCCGCTGATGACGACCACTCGCTTGTCACTCGACACTTTCTTGCTCCCTTTCGGCATTGACGACTTCGCCCTGCGCCGCGCGCGCCGGGCGGCGGATCTTCTTGAAGCGCGCTCCGAACATCGGTTCCGCGCTGACGGCTACCCCGACCGGCACCTTGAACGGCGGCAAATGCTCGCGGCAGTGAGCGCGCACGCGGCGCTCGACCTGCGCGGCCGGCTCGGGGACGACCAGTTGCACCGTCGCGACGACCAGTTGGCCGGTCAGCGCGCTCGCCTTGCCGCTGACGACGACGTCGCTGATGTTCTCCAGCTGCAGGATCAGGTTCTCGATCTCGCTCGGATAAACCTTCTCGCCGCCGACGTTGATGATTTCCGACTCGCGCCCGAGGATGCGCAGGTAGCCGTCGCGCTCCTCGACCTTGTCGCCGGTGTTGAGCCAGCCGTCCTGGTCGAAAGGCGACGGCGCGTTGAGGTATCCGATCATCGCCGCGTCGGTGCGGATCCAGAGGATGCCGTCGACGATGCGGGTCTCGTGGTGTTGCCCGCCGACCTTCATCCAGGTCGAGCCCGCATCCTCGGACCGGGTCGGCAGGATGCCGACTTCGGTGAGTCCATACGTCTGTTTGCAGCGCACGCCCGGCAACGCCTGGTTCAATGCCTTGAGCGTCGCCAACGACATCGGCTCGGTGCCGTAGGTGACCAATTCCAACGACGACAGGTCGTAGGACTGGCGCTGGTCCGAAATGAGCAGCATGTTGAGGAAGGTCGGCGTCGTCGGCAGCAGCTGGACGCGTTGCGACTCGATCGCATGGCACACCGCGGGTACCGAACGATCGGCGACGAAAACCGCGGTGCCGCCGTTGAACAGCACATGCAGCAACGTGTTGATGCCGCCGATATGGTCGAACATCAGGAAGATCAGGGTGCGATAGGCGGCCCCTGGCTTCTGCAAAACATGCGCGATCAGCCGCGAGAAGCGATGCACCGAAGCCTTGTTCTTCCCCGTCGATCCGGAAGTGAACAGGATGAGCCCGGCCTGTTTGGACTCGCCGCGCAGGCGATCGAGCAGCGCGTGGCTGCAGCCGTAGTCGCAGCGCGTGTACCGGCTGCCGCCGTCGCTGGAAAACTCGAAGACGCCGTCGACGCATGCGGTCGCGAGCGCGTCCTCCACCTCGAAGTCGCTGGCGGACAGAAAGGGAACCACGACGTTCGCGTTCTCGACCAGCGCGAACAGCAGTCCGATCATGTCGCCGGAGACCCTGCCGCGCAGTGCGATGCATGCACCCGGCGCGATGTCCGTCGCTTGCAGTTGCTTCCGCCAGTGACGAATCCTGTCGTGCAATTGAGCGTAGTCGAGCGCCGCACCGTCGCAGACGACGGCTGTGCGCCCGGCGTGTTCGGCCCAAGCCTCGATTAGTTCCGTGAGATTGTGCATTCAACGCTCCATCTTCGAAAACCCGCAACGCGGGTGGATCAGCCGATTGCCCGGCCCAGCGGTGTCGAATCGACGGCGGGAACGATGCCTGTGCGCCGCTGCGCGGGCGTTACAAGGCGCATCGCGTCTTGGATCGAGTGGCATGGATGCGATGCTCATCCGGTCGCGCCCGTCTCGAAGATCGCGTCGAGCGCGTCCTCGAATTCGAGGCTCGCGACGCCCTGCGCAGTGCGGTCGGGCGTCGGGTCGCGGCCTGGGGCGTAGAGCGACTCGAGCATCGAGGCGAACTCTTCGTCGTGCGCGCGTTCGCTGTCCGGCGTCGCCGGGTAGCCGATCGTCAGGCCTTTGATCTTGATCAGCACGCGGCCTTCGGTATCGATCGCATCGATGTCGACCACGGCGCGGCCGTCGTGGCGGCCGCCGCCGCGCGCCGCGCGAACCCAGATCGAGCCTTCGCCGGCACCGCCCGGGGCGAAAGCGACGCGTTCCAGCGCGAGCAGGACCGTTGCCGAGGGCGGGACGCCGGTGCCGTTCAGATGGTCGAGGCAGGCCAGATGCGAGAGCGAGAGCAACGCGAACATGTCCAGCGCGTCGGCGGCGGCCGAATCCGCTGCGCCATCGGGCCGCGCCGGCAAGCGAAACTCGAGCAGCTGCTGTCGTTCGCCGCGAAGACAGGCGACAACGCCGTCCGGCAGGCGGTCGCGGACCATGCCAGCATCGACCAAGGCGCCATAGACGTTCGCGGCGGAGTGGACTTCGCCGCGGAACAACGCGCGCAACTGAGACAGATCGATGCGCTCCGGATCTTTGCCCGTCTCGTAGCGGCCGCTGCCTTCGCACAGCACCGACTCGCCGTCCGCGCCCGAAGTCTTCACGTCGAAGTCGAACTCGCTGTCGCCGGTAGCGTACAGATCCGCGGACACGGTGCCGCCCTGTGTCGCGGGCTCGCAGTCCGCCCATGCCAGAGAACGCAACTCGATGCGCGCCTTGTGTCCCCGGTCGCCGAGGGACTCGCGCACCGCCAGCCGCGCCATTTCGAGCGGCAACAAGTCCGGCAGTCCGGCTTGGGGGCGCAGAGCCGTTCCGCGCAGCGATTTTTCGAGTACCGCACTGTCCGACGCGAACGACTGCCGCCCGAACACCGAGACATTGCGATGCAGCAGCGGATGCACGACGGCTTGGTCGCCCGCCTTCTTCTGCTCGGGTGAGATGCCGAACCAGTACCGCTCACGCGCGAAGGCGTAGGTCGGCAGCGCGCAGCGGCGCATGGAGTAACCGGCGTACAGCGCCTTCCAGTCGGGTTCGTGTCCCTTGAGCCATACATCGAGCAGCGCCGTCAGATCGCCCTCGCGCAGCCACTGCGCCACGGTTTCCGCGTCGGTGGCGACGATGTCCGCCTTGCGGCGCACGCTGGATTGGCGCGCCCCGGCCGTAGCGGCGTCGCCTTCGACATAGGCCTGCAGCCGTTCGACCAGCTCCTGCGCGCTTGCCACGACGAGCGCCATGCGTTCGGACATGACATCGCGCCCGACCTGCAGCGTGTACGCCACATCGGCGATGTCTTCCTGCGGATGGCCGCGCAGATGCGCCAGCAGACGCGTGGCGTTGGCGCGCAAACGCTCCGCGTTCTTGGCCGAGAGTACGATGAGATAAGGGCCGCTCGGACGTGCGCGCGGCGTCGTCTGGTCCGCGAGATATTCCTCCAGCACCACGTGCACATTGGCGCCGCCGAAACCGAAGGAGCTGATGCCGGCGCGGCGCGGATACGCACGACCTTGTCCGTCGGCCGCCGGCTCCCACGCCTGGGTCTTCTCCACCGGATAGAAAGGCGTGTTGTCCAGATTGATGTAGGGATTGAGCTTCTCGAAGTGCAGCAGCGCGGGAATCTGCTTGTGCTTGATGGACAGCAGCACCTTCAGGATGCCGGCGATGCCGGCCGCGGTTTCCAGATGGCCGATGTTGGTCTTGGCGGAGGTGAGCCCGATGTGCGGCGTTTCCGCCGGCGGGAGCTGATGCTTGCGGTACAGCTCCGAGAACGCTTTCTTCATGGCTTGGATCTCGATCGGATCGCCCAGGCTGGTGCCGGTGCCGTGGCATTCGAGATAGCCGACGCTGCGCGGATCGATTTCGGCCTTTTCATAGGCTTCGACCAGCAAATCCGCTTGCGCGTTGGGATTCGGAGCGGTCAGCATCGTGACCTTGCCGCCGTGGTTCTCGGCGGTGGATTTGACCACCGCGTAGATATGGTCGCCGTCGGCGATGGCGTTTTCCAGCGGCTTGATCAGGATCGCGCCGGAACCTTCGCCGCGGACGTAGCCGTTCGCGCGCGAATCGAAGGTCTTGCACTTGCCGTCGTCGGCCAGCATGCCCGCCGCGCCGAAGGAGATGTGGCCCGCGGGTGTGAGCATGACCTGCACGCCGCCGACGATCGCCATGTCGCAGCTGCCGGTGTGGATCGATTCGATCGCGCGGTGCAGCGCCACCAGCGAACTCGAACACGCGGTGTCTAGCGGCGCGCTGGGCCCGTGAAGGTTGAGCAGGAACGACACGCGATTGACCAAGATCGCGTGCGAGGTGCCCGAGGCGGAATAGCCGTCGAGCTCGGCCTGGCTCGTCGCCATCAGGTCGATGTAGTCGCGGGTCGCCGCGCCGACGAACAGGCCGGTCTTGGTGCCCGCCAGATCGGAAACGCGATGACCGGAATCCTCGATCGCGCCCCACACGCTCTCCAGGAAAATCCGCTGCTGCGGATCCATCATTTCCGCTTCGCGCGGCGAAATGCCCCAGAACAGCGGATCGAACTTGTCGACCTCGCGCATGAAGCCGCCCCACTTCGAGCGGGTTTTGTTCTTCTCGGCCATCGGGTCGCCGTAATACGCTTCCCAGTCCCAGCGGTCCTTCGGGACCAGCGTGACCATGTTGTTTTCGGCCTTGCTCAGCTTGTCCCAGTACTCGTCCAGCGTGTCGGCTTGCGGCATCACGCCGCTCATTCCGACGATGGCGATCGGCCGTTCGGTGAAGCGACGCTCGGGCGAGAAGCGGCCCGTATCCGCGGGGGGCGATGCGTCGCGCAGCGTGAGGGCGTTCTTGGGCGCGAACAGCGGTTGATCCGGAACCGCCTGGGCCGGGCCGATGGATGCGGCGTTGACGGCCGGCGACGGCGCGCCCGCCTGCGCATGCACGCGAAGCATCTCTTCGCGGTGATCGTGGGCCAGATGTTTGGCGATTTCGCGGATGTTCGGATATTCGAAGAACAGGACCGGCGTGATGTCCAGACCGTATTTGTCGTTGACCATGTTGCTGAACGAGGTGAGCCCGATCGAATCGAAGCCCAGGTCCAGTAGGATCGTGTCGAGATCTACATCGTCGGCGTCGATCTTGAGGAAATCCATGACGATCCGCGACAGCGCGTCCTGGACCAGGATCGCGAGATCGCCGTCTTCGCCGGCCGCTGCCGCAGGCGCAGCCGCGGACGTCGTTGTGGCAGGCTTGGGCGCCTCGGCCGCGCCGATGCCCCACGCGCGCTCGACCTTGTCCTTCACACCCTGCAGCACCGCGAGCTGCGGCAGATCGCTGTGCAGGCCCCGCATCAAGGCCTGGATGCCGACCTCGCGCCGCAACGGCCGGATGCCGAGATTGCGCTCGAAGAACAGCGCGGTCTGCTCGTCCAGCTGCATACCGCCCTCGGCCCAGATCGACCAATTGAGGCTGAGCGCCTTGCCGCGCCGCTGTCCGGCGCTCGTGCGCGCATTGCGCTGCGCGGCGAACGCATCCATGAAGTGGTTCGCGAACGAGTAGTCGCTCTGGCCGGCATTGCCCGCCAGCGCGGCCAGCGACGAGAACATCGCGAAGAAGTCCAACGGTTCGTCGCGCGTCGCGTCGTCCAGCAACACCGAGCCGAGGATCTTGGGCGCAAACACGGCCTCCATGTCTTCGCGCTGCTTGTTGCGCAGATAAGCATCGCGCAGAACGCCGGCGCTGTGGATGATGCCGTGCAGTTCGCCATAACGGTCTTTGCACGCGCGCACGAGCCTTTCGACACCCTCACGCTTGGATACGTCGGCCGCCACGTACGCCACTTCGGCGCCGGCGGCGCGCATGGATTCGAGCGCCGCTTCGGTTTCGGGCTTGAGCGCGCCGCGGCCGCTCAGCACCATCCGCGCCTGGAACTGTTTCGCCAGATGCTCGGCGAAGATCAGGCCCAGACCGCCCGCGCCGCCGGTGATGAGGTAGACGCCGCGATGCCGGATCGGGGCCGAATCGGGCGTCGGAGCGGTGGGCTCCGGACAGCCCTGGATACGGCGCAAATAGCGCACGCCTTCGCGGTGGCGCACCGCGAGAGCCTTGGTATCCTCGCCGAACTCCGCCGCGATCGCGGCCACCGACGCCGGGTCGAAGCCGGGTTCGACGCCCGAATCCGCGCCGACGATTTCCACGACCTTGCAGGCGAGTTTCGGGCACTCCGCGCGCAGGATCGTCGCGAATCCCTGAATCGCCTCGTTGTGCGGTTGCGTCGCGTCGGGCGCGCTGAAGTACAGATACTGCAGGCGGACATCGGCCTCGCATTTCTGAGCGATGACCGCCTGGGTGAGGTACAGGAAAGCGTAGACGCCGCGGTCTAGCGCCCGCAGCGTGACGTCTTCGGCCGGAAGATCGCCGGCGTCTGTGTCGGGCAGCGCGGACCACGCGAAGCACACGTGCAGCGCGGCATCGGACCGTCCGCGCAGGACCGAAAGCAGCGTGTCGAAATCCTCGCGCTTGCCGGCATCGATGCGATAGCGATGGGCGTCGATGCGGGCGAAACCGTCGCCGGGCAACACCGCGATCAGCATGCTGGGATCGCCGCCCGACGCCGCCAGTGCGGCCCGATAAGCGTCGTGGCTGGCTTCGTCGGGGGCGAACAGCACGACGGTCTGCCGCGAGGGCTCGCTCGTAGGGTCGGGCAGCGGCGACGATTGCCAATCGGTGCGGTAGTACAGCGTCGGGAACGCGGCGTCGGCATCGCTCGCGGACGGCGCCGCGGACGCGGAGCCCGGCTTTTCGTGCACGTCGAGCAGCGGCACGCCAACGGAATCGCGCACCTTCACCAGCACCCTGCCCCGCTCGTCGACGATGAGCACGTCCATCTTCGACACGTTGGACGATTTCTTCGCGTCCTTCGTCTCGGTCACGTAGCTGTAGCAGACCTGCGTGAGCGGATGCAGGATTTCCACTTCGCCCAACGAATACGGCACGAACATCTCGCCGCCCGCGTCCGCGAGCCGCGCGGCCATCGCCGCCTGGAACGAGGAATCGACCAGCGAGGGATGCAGCACGAACTCGTCGAAGCGGGTGCCATCCAGCGCCGGCATCTTCAGCGCGCCCAGCACCTCGAACGCGGCCTGCGGATTGCGGCGGACTTCGGTCAGCGCCTGGAAGCTGGGCCCCAGGCCCAGGCCGAGCGTCTTGAACAGCGGGTAGGCGCGTTCGCCGTCCATGACCTTTTCGCAGCGTCCGCGGATCGCCGACAGGTCGACGTACTCGTCTTCCGCCGCCTCGTCCTGGGTCGTGGCGTAGAAAAGTTTGCCCTGGCAATAGAGCTGTTTTTTGCCGCCGTCGCGTTCGCTGAAGACCTCGAACACGACCGAGTCGCCGGCGGGTTTTAGTTCGATCAGCACTTCGTTGGGAATCGCGTCGCGCACCGTCAGCGGGCTGACCCAGAGGATGTTCCTGATCCTGCGGACCTTGCGCCCCGCGGCGATCTCGCCCGCCTTGCGCGCCAGA
Encoded here:
- a CDS encoding SDR family NAD(P)-dependent oxidoreductase, which encodes MSSDKRVVVISGGSRGLGQALVQDRLDAGDIVATFSRSSNSFIEQLREADPNGERFHWEAIEGTDFDGVRGFAMTVLRRYKRIDALINNAGVGIEGLLTMTSERDIHQALTLNLESVIVLTRACLKAMIAERRGSIVNISSVNALRGHKGLAVYSATKAALLGFTRSLASEVGPQGVTVNAIAPGFFESDMVGHLTDAQRARIIRRTPMRAMCTTQDIVDSVRFLLSTRAITGQTLAVDGGFTC
- a CDS encoding type I polyketide synthase produces the protein MADPMASIATGFGMERAHSDIAIIGMAGRFPGSASTHEFWANLCAGRSGIVALSAEELSAHGVSAEALADPNYVKAAPLLADHDCFDSEFFWIPPRDAEVMDPQHRVLLECAWSAMEDAGYPPDTQSGRVGVFAGSGGIVSSQLLSCTGHYAEVVGKTGGHWHVGNDKDFAPTRLSYKLNLRGPSVAVQTACSTSLVAVHMACQSIRTSECDMALAGAVSVRTPHVAGYVYESGNILSADGQVRAFDADARGVVFGSGVGMVLLKPLDRALADGDCIHAVIKGSAINNDGGQKMSFLATKVEGQLECMRSALDNAGVSADSLGYIEAHGTGTAMGDPIEILALSRLFRSETERRQFCAIGSVKNNIGHLDIAAGMASLMKVAMTLKYQRIPPCINFVKPNPKIDFESSPFHVNTDAIEWPQADAPRRAAINCLGIGGTNAFMVLEEPPQRPQPTRAAAMPRIVALSAKTEAALWRKVADLAAWLDAGEGEHLDDIAFTLAAGRSAFANRCVVVANDAGDLIAKLGRLNRHRRAPDCFVGLDVEPSGKATPGLDEFAQFLTQQVLDGLPAEEAHSKLLALADLYCRGAKLPLETLCAGSGARRIALPTYPFEKRRFAIPQRLEDARPEPIAAAAASVLHPLLHANVSDLSGPIFATRFDGEEFFLRDHVVLERRVLPGVAYIEMVRAAVAQALPGEPARTLEFRDHAWIQPVVVDDAFALRVTLHDLGEDENGGRWLEYEVLSESAGDTPHARGTVRCSAQAIDAEPMDIAALGEAIEGEGRDRDALYARFGSLGLRYGPTMQGIAGLRSQDEQVIARLRLPEAADSRFGLHPAMMDSAMQCTICLLAGLDGQGGAAVMPFAFDEMIVHGDTTDEMWVWIRRAAGAAVAGMPSLDIDLVDGQGLPRVSIRGLVSRTVASAPVVAPVRGVEAAPTLARPAAIASSGPALHALVPIWSPVRFGRDTVTPAPGERYLLLGGDEALFAWLSAAAIELQHQPIVAGDSVERIERLLSEREFDHLLWFAPEADVGDHDAVVPSQEAGVLSLFRILKALSRLDRFERELKFTVVTRHALQVFDDEPVSPHHAGVHGMVGSVAKELPQWRFRLLDIESTVDLDPLEILALPWDEQGRGVALRCDEWFRQEFADAGRMPSARVAYRQNGVYVVIGGAGGLGEVWTRHMVARYDAQVIWVGRRALDADIEAKLDAIAGLGRRPHYFSADATDAAALAAAVAAIRARFPRIDGVVHSALVLRDQTVRAMDEAVFRQSLAAKVDVSVNIERAFAGQDLDFMLFFSSVASFHRDPGQSNYCAGCTFKDSFAQAMRARCAYPVKIVNWAYWGSVGVVTDAFYRKRMESLGIGSIEPEEAMCELEAFVASDLDQVALIKVISQRALDDLWVSEEVRYYRDRDAASGYGDEAVIAS
- a CDS encoding fatty acid--CoA ligase family protein, which translates into the protein MHNLTELIEAWAEHAGRTAVVCDGAALDYAQLHDRIRHWRKQLQATDIAPGACIALRGRVSGDMIGLLFALVENANVVVPFLSASDFEVEDALATACVDGVFEFSSDGGSRYTRCDYGCSHALLDRLRGESKQAGLILFTSGSTGKNKASVHRFSRLIAHVLQKPGAAYRTLIFLMFDHIGGINTLLHVLFNGGTAVFVADRSVPAVCHAIESQRVQLLPTTPTFLNMLLISDQRQSYDLSSLELVTYGTEPMSLATLKALNQALPGVRCKQTYGLTEVGILPTRSEDAGSTWMKVGGQHHETRIVDGILWIRTDAAMIGYLNAPSPFDQDGWLNTGDKVEERDGYLRILGRESEIINVGGEKVYPSEIENLILQLENISDVVVSGKASALTGQLVVATVQLVVPEPAAQVERRVRAHCREHLPPFKVPVGVAVSAEPMFGARFKKIRRPARAAQGEVVNAEREQESVE